The Arthrobacter oryzae DNA window TCCTCGTTCCCGCTTTCAGCGCTCATTGCCCAACTCTGGCATCCGGCCGACGCTGACGGAAGGGCGCGGGGTCGACATTGCACTTGAAACGACCAGGTACGCTCAACGTTCCCCAGGCCGCCCGTCCACCGGTGTCACCCTGATCCGCGCGATGCGGAGGCGGTCCATCGCCAGGACCGTCAGCATATGGCCGGCTATTTCCACTCGGTCCCCGACGCGCGGCAGGCGTCCCAGGCGGTCGATGACGAACCCGGCCACCGTCTCGTAGTGGCCCTCGGGCAGGTCGATGCCGGAGGCTGTCTCGAACTCCTGGAGGATCAGGCCGCCATCCACGTCGAGGGAGCCGTTGGCCATGGTGACGCGGTCCTCGTGGTCTGCCCCGGTGTCGTATTCGTCGTAGATTTCCCCCACCAGTTCCTCCACCAGGTCTTCCAGGGTGACGATCCCGTCCGTACCCCCGTACTCGTCCACTACCAGAGCTATGTGATGGCCCTCCTTGCGCATCCGGGACAGCGACGGCAGCACCCTGTTCGTCCCGGGAAGCGGGAGAATCTGGCGCACAATGTCCTTCACCTGGCCCCGGTCAAATTCAGTATCGCGGGGCATCAGGTCCCGGATGTGCACGAAGCCGAGGACGTCATCCGGGGTCTTCCCGATCACGGGAAAACGCGAGTAGGGGCCGTCCCGCACCATGCTGCGTGCCTCCGCAATGTTGAGGGTGCCGTCAATGAACGTCACCTCGGTGCGGGGCCGCATGACCTCCTGCAGGGTGCGGTCCCCGGCACCGAACACGTCGGCCAGGATGCTTCGGCTGCTTTCCTCCAGCATGTCGTTCTCCGCCACCATGTCCCAGAGTTCCTCGGAGGTGATGCTCTCCTTTTTTACGTGCGGATCGCCGCCGAACAGCCTCACCAGGGCATCGGTCGAAACGGAGAGCAGCCAGATGACGGGCCGCATGATTTCCGAGAGGACGATCAGCGGCGGGGCGAGTACTTTCGTGAAGCCGACGGCGCTTTGCATGGCAAGCCTCTTGGGCACCAGCTCTCCCAGTACCAGGGAAAGGTAGGCCACCAGCAACGTCATGCCGATAAAGGCCGCAGATTCAGCCGCGGACCCAAACCCCGCGCCTTCCAAGAGGGGTGTGACATCGGGTGCAATGGTGGACGCGCCATATGCGGCTGAAAAGAAACCGGACAGCGTCACGCCAATCTGGACGGTGGAGAGGAAACGGTTGGGATTCCTGGCCAAAGCGGCAGTCCTGGCGCCGCCTTTCCCGGACTTTTCAATCTGGCGCACCTGGCTCTCGCGCAACGAAACGAGTGCCATCTCGGTGCCGGCAAACACGCCGCCCAGGAGCACGAAAAAGAGCACCAGCGCGAAATTGACCAGGGTCTCGCTATCCATGAACTGACACTACCGAACGTGCGACGGCGGGAGGCCACCGTTGGCGGCTCAGCCCACCGGGGGTGCCGCGTCCGGTGCGTGGTCCAAGAGGGGGACACGCCGGTGCGGGATCGAGGAGGCGAGGGCCAGCACCACGATGAACGAGACCGCCAGCACAGCCACCCAGGCGCCGCGCGGTTCGGTGATGGCGAGGCTGGGCCCGGCGATCCCAGGACCAGTCAGGGCGAGCGCCGCCGTGAGCGCAGCAGTGACGAGGCCGCACAGAAGCCGTGCCCAGAGCGGCCCCCTGCCGGAGAGGGCGTAGCCGCCGCCGATCCCCATTAGGGCGACGGCGATTGCACCTCCGCCGAGGCCTTGGGTCAGGAGGGTGGTCACCGCGCCGGGCAGGAACATCGGGGCGATGGCGAAGGCGAGCGGCGCCAGG harbors:
- a CDS encoding hemolysin family protein, which gives rise to MDSETLVNFALVLFFVLLGGVFAGTEMALVSLRESQVRQIEKSGKGGARTAALARNPNRFLSTVQIGVTLSGFFSAAYGASTIAPDVTPLLEGAGFGSAAESAAFIGMTLLVAYLSLVLGELVPKRLAMQSAVGFTKVLAPPLIVLSEIMRPVIWLLSVSTDALVRLFGGDPHVKKESITSEELWDMVAENDMLEESSRSILADVFGAGDRTLQEVMRPRTEVTFIDGTLNIAEARSMVRDGPYSRFPVIGKTPDDVLGFVHIRDLMPRDTEFDRGQVKDIVRQILPLPGTNRVLPSLSRMRKEGHHIALVVDEYGGTDGIVTLEDLVEELVGEIYDEYDTGADHEDRVTMANGSLDVDGGLILQEFETASGIDLPEGHYETVAGFVIDRLGRLPRVGDRVEIAGHMLTVLAMDRLRIARIRVTPVDGRPGER